From Providencia sp. R33, a single genomic window includes:
- the nrdF gene encoding class 1b ribonucleoside-diphosphate reductase subunit beta: MTTNTSAAPVKAINWNRIQDDKDLEVWNRLTSNFWLPEKVPLSNDIPSWNTLTEAEKKLTIRVFTGLTLLDTIQNTVGAPCLMPDAQTPHEEAVLSNVSFMEAVHARSYSSIFSTLCSTSDVDEAFRWSEENNTLQNKAKIILSYYCDSHPLKKKVASVFLESFLFYSGFYLPMYWSSRGKLTNTADLIRLIIRDEAIHGYYIGYKFQKSLLNYDEKTQTEIKDFTFSLLFDLYENEVKYTQELYDSVGWTEDVKKFLHYNANKALMNLGYEALFPDTVTDVSAAILSALSPDANENHDFFSGSGSSYIIGKAVSTEDDDWNF; this comes from the coding sequence ATGACCACCAATACATCCGCAGCCCCTGTGAAGGCTATCAACTGGAACCGTATTCAAGATGATAAGGACCTTGAGGTTTGGAATCGCCTCACCTCCAACTTTTGGTTGCCCGAAAAAGTGCCTTTATCCAACGATATTCCATCGTGGAATACCCTCACTGAAGCAGAAAAAAAACTGACTATACGTGTCTTTACTGGATTAACACTGCTCGACACCATTCAAAACACGGTGGGTGCCCCCTGCTTAATGCCTGACGCACAGACGCCCCACGAAGAAGCCGTTTTATCCAATGTCAGCTTTATGGAAGCGGTACATGCGCGCTCGTATAGCTCTATTTTCTCCACCTTATGTTCCACTAGCGATGTCGATGAAGCATTTCGTTGGAGTGAAGAAAATAATACGTTACAGAATAAAGCTAAAATTATTCTTTCCTATTATTGCGATTCACATCCCTTAAAGAAAAAAGTGGCGAGTGTCTTTTTGGAATCGTTTCTATTTTATTCAGGATTTTATTTACCGATGTATTGGTCAAGTCGCGGTAAGCTTACTAATACTGCTGACTTAATTCGATTGATTATTCGAGATGAAGCGATACATGGCTATTATATCGGTTATAAATTCCAAAAATCATTATTGAATTATGATGAAAAAACGCAGACAGAAATAAAAGATTTCACTTTCTCATTATTATTCGATTTATATGAAAATGAAGTAAAATATACCCAAGAGTTATATGACTCGGTTGGTTGGACAGAAGATGTCAAAAAATTCTTACATTATAATGCCAATAAGGCCTTAATGAATTTAGGCTATGAGGCCTTATTCCCCGATACCGTCACTGATGTCAGTGCGGCAATATTATCTGCACTATCCCCTGATGCGAATGAAAATCATGATTTCTTCTCAGGCTCAGGTTCTTCTTATATTATTGGCAAAGCGGTCAGCACCGAAGATGATGATTGGAACTTTTAA
- the proV gene encoding glycine betaine/L-proline ABC transporter ATP-binding protein ProV has translation MAIKLEVKNLYKIFGENPDSAFKLLESGMDKDAIFEKTGLTVGVQDVNLAIEEGEIFVVMGLSGSGKSTLVRLLNRLIEPTSGQVLIDGDDISDISDKALRDVRRTKISMVFQSFALMPHMNVIDNTAFGMELSGISKQDRHKKAMDALNQVNLEKWANSYPDELSGGMRQRIGLARALANDPDILLMDEAFSALDPLIRTEMQDELLSLQGDKQRTIVFISHDLDEAMRIGDRIAIMQGGVVVQVGTPDEILNNPANDYVRTFFRGVDISQVFSAKDIARRRPDALLHIAPGFGPRSALKVLNDEDRYHGYLLSRGHTFAGVVSVESLEKALHDKAGIEAAILPDIVPIQGDTSLNEVISTIAQAPCAVPVVNEKNRYLGVISKGMLLQALDKETPNE, from the coding sequence ATGGCAATAAAATTAGAAGTTAAAAACTTATATAAAATATTTGGGGAAAATCCTGACTCCGCATTTAAGCTTTTAGAATCAGGAATGGACAAAGATGCTATCTTTGAAAAAACAGGCCTCACGGTCGGTGTTCAAGATGTCAATCTGGCGATTGAAGAAGGCGAAATCTTCGTAGTTATGGGGCTTTCGGGTTCAGGGAAGTCCACTTTGGTGCGCCTCCTCAATCGCCTGATTGAACCCACCAGCGGCCAAGTGCTGATTGATGGGGACGACATCTCTGATATTTCCGATAAAGCCCTGCGCGACGTACGTCGAACAAAAATCAGCATGGTGTTTCAATCCTTCGCCTTAATGCCTCACATGAATGTGATTGATAATACCGCATTTGGCATGGAGCTTTCGGGCATTTCGAAACAAGACCGCCATAAAAAAGCGATGGATGCGCTGAATCAAGTGAACCTCGAAAAGTGGGCTAATTCATATCCCGATGAGCTTTCTGGTGGAATGCGACAACGTATTGGCCTAGCGCGAGCACTCGCCAACGACCCTGATATTCTATTAATGGATGAAGCTTTTTCTGCGCTTGACCCACTCATTCGAACAGAAATGCAAGATGAACTGCTTTCTTTACAAGGGGATAAACAACGTACTATCGTTTTTATCTCCCATGACCTCGATGAGGCTATGCGAATTGGTGACCGCATCGCCATTATGCAAGGCGGCGTCGTCGTTCAGGTCGGTACTCCTGATGAAATACTAAATAACCCAGCTAATGACTATGTTAGAACCTTCTTCCGTGGGGTTGATATTAGCCAAGTGTTCAGTGCCAAAGATATTGCACGAAGACGCCCCGATGCCCTGCTGCATATCGCGCCTGGCTTTGGGCCTCGTTCTGCCCTAAAAGTGCTGAATGATGAAGACCGCTACCATGGCTATTTGCTTTCACGAGGCCATACCTTTGCGGGAGTTGTCTCCGTTGAGTCCTTAGAAAAAGCGCTGCACGACAAAGCAGGTATTGAAGCGGCAATATTACCAGATATTGTGCCGATTCAAGGTGATACCTCCTTAAATGAAGTCATCTCTACGATTGCACAAGCGCCTTGTGCAGTGCCAGTCGTGAATGAAAAAAATCGTTATCTAGGGGTGATTTCGAAAGGCATGCTGCTACAAGCA